A window of the Duncaniella freteri genome harbors these coding sequences:
- a CDS encoding DUF3127 domain-containing protein, whose translation MIKFSATNALVHSVTPVIEIESRSGGQPFCKRELIIDDSWEKDGKLYTNFVSIEFTGDKMAQLDRIYPGMRVNVDGLLSGREYNNRIYNTVSGQSVSPYQAQQPSAPAPAPMPGSYPQQPQYQQAPGYQAAPMPSGYPQQPQYQQAPGYQAAPMPSGYPQQPAAPAYPQQPQQYAPSPAPATAPVTAPAQRPYSSPSSPGVNDLPFPH comes from the coding sequence ATGATTAAATTTTCAGCAACAAACGCCCTGGTTCACTCGGTTACTCCGGTGATTGAGATTGAGTCCAGATCCGGCGGTCAGCCGTTCTGCAAACGGGAACTCATCATTGATGACTCTTGGGAAAAGGATGGCAAACTTTATACTAACTTCGTTTCAATCGAGTTCACCGGCGACAAGATGGCTCAACTTGACAGAATCTATCCCGGTATGCGTGTGAACGTGGATGGACTTCTGAGCGGTCGAGAGTATAACAATCGTATCTACAACACCGTCAGTGGGCAGTCGGTTTCTCCTTATCAGGCTCAACAGCCCAGTGCGCCCGCCCCGGCACCCATGCCCGGCAGTTATCCTCAACAACCGCAATATCAGCAGGCTCCCGGCTATCAAGCCGCTCCTATGCCCAGTGGTTATCCTCAACAACCGCAATATCAGCAGGCTCCCGGCTATCAAGCCGCTCCTATGCCCAGTGGTTATCCTCAACAGCCTGCCGCTCCTGCCTATCCTCAGCAACCCCAACAGTATGCCCCATCACCTGCACCGGCAACCGCGCCCGTTACGGCTCCTGCACAGCGGCCATACAGTTCACCATCCTCGCCGGGTGTGAATGACTTGCCGTTTCCGCACTGA